The following coding sequences lie in one Streptomyces sp. NBC_00510 genomic window:
- a CDS encoding 2'-5' RNA ligase family protein: MAADGVGQYRAGETALIVKVPEAEPVVGSWRERFDASVGAGVPAHVSVLYPFLSQDRVGDQVLGVLGELFGSHSAFDLHFRRCGHFPGVLYLAPESDDQFRALTLAVANRWPEAPPYGGRFAEVIPHLTVAHGQEASVLDAVEADLAGRLPVTTHVSSVQLLVFDGIVWRERADFALRAPRVDAGQAALSGLPS, translated from the coding sequence ATGGCGGCAGACGGCGTGGGTCAGTATCGGGCGGGCGAGACAGCGCTGATCGTCAAGGTGCCCGAGGCCGAGCCGGTCGTGGGCAGTTGGCGTGAGCGGTTCGACGCGTCGGTGGGGGCCGGGGTCCCGGCGCATGTGTCGGTGCTCTATCCGTTTCTGAGCCAGGACCGCGTCGGTGATCAGGTCTTGGGTGTCCTGGGTGAACTCTTCGGATCCCACAGTGCTTTTGATCTTCATTTCCGGAGGTGCGGTCACTTCCCCGGGGTGCTTTACCTCGCCCCGGAGTCGGACGATCAGTTCCGGGCGCTCACCCTGGCCGTCGCTAACCGGTGGCCGGAGGCGCCGCCGTATGGGGGCCGGTTCGCCGAGGTCATTCCACATCTGACGGTGGCGCATGGCCAGGAGGCGAGTGTGTTGGACGCCGTTGAGGCCGATCTGGCGGGTCGGCTGCCGGTCACAACGCACGTCAGTTCGGTCCAGTTGCTGGTCTTCGATGGCATCGTGTGGCGTGAACGGGCGGACTTCGCCCTGCGTGCGCCACGGGTCGATGCCGGTCAGGCGGCTTTGAGCGGGCTGCCGTCGTAG
- a CDS encoding DUF1624 domain-containing protein, translating into MTHAAPVAAEDSPALDKKVPAARSPFRPAGAGRLIGVDLARGLAILGMFAAHVGPDPSVGGPLGWAMELARGRSSALFALLAGFALVLLTGRPEPRTGRAGRQAMGRVLIRAGLLIVLGYLLTDLGTSIDVILSYYGLAFLLVLPLYRLRARTLALIAAATALVLPQVLYVLRVAVDNGGWSDTVIAHDPLARLTGSDGFLELLVTGDYPVLTWVSFLIAGMAVARLDLRRPGVHAKVAGCGAALAVLGYGGSWLALHLDAGARAAISAATDGAPTASAWWSDALSQAYGDQVVDTPSWLLVAAPHSQTTFSILGNTGVTLLVLATCLAVVERSARVRWAATPVIAVGSISLTAYVGHIVAIKALGVDDLPDSAALPVLLSFAAAAMVLASAWTRIFRRGLLEVLMHAATTPARLIT; encoded by the coding sequence ATGACCCACGCAGCACCCGTCGCGGCCGAGGATTCGCCGGCGCTCGACAAGAAGGTCCCGGCGGCCCGCTCCCCGTTCCGTCCCGCGGGGGCGGGGCGGTTGATCGGCGTCGACCTGGCGCGAGGTCTGGCCATCCTGGGGATGTTCGCCGCGCACGTGGGTCCCGACCCCTCGGTGGGCGGCCCGCTCGGCTGGGCGATGGAGCTGGCCCGGGGCCGGTCCTCGGCGCTGTTCGCCCTCCTCGCCGGGTTCGCCCTGGTCCTGCTCACGGGCCGGCCGGAGCCGCGTACCGGCCGGGCGGGACGGCAGGCCATGGGCCGCGTGCTGATCCGGGCCGGCCTGCTGATCGTCCTCGGGTACCTGCTGACGGACCTGGGCACGTCCATCGACGTGATCCTGTCCTACTACGGGCTCGCCTTCCTCCTCGTCCTGCCCCTGTACCGGTTGCGGGCCCGCACGCTGGCGCTGATCGCGGCGGCCACCGCGCTCGTACTGCCACAGGTCCTGTACGTCCTGCGGGTCGCCGTCGACAACGGCGGCTGGAGCGACACGGTGATCGCACACGATCCGCTGGCCCGGCTGACCGGCTCGGACGGCTTTTTGGAGCTGCTGGTCACCGGCGACTACCCGGTGCTGACGTGGGTGTCCTTCCTCATCGCCGGGATGGCCGTGGCCCGGCTCGACCTGCGGCGGCCCGGCGTGCACGCGAAGGTCGCCGGATGCGGGGCGGCACTGGCCGTGCTCGGCTACGGCGGCTCCTGGCTGGCCCTGCACCTGGATGCCGGCGCGCGGGCCGCGATCAGCGCGGCCACGGACGGCGCTCCCACGGCCTCGGCCTGGTGGTCGGACGCGCTGTCCCAGGCGTACGGGGACCAGGTCGTCGACACGCCGTCCTGGTTGCTGGTGGCCGCGCCGCACAGCCAGACGACGTTCTCGATCCTCGGCAACACCGGGGTCACGCTCCTGGTGCTGGCCACCTGCCTGGCGGTGGTCGAACGGTCGGCGCGCGTGCGGTGGGCGGCCACGCCCGTGATCGCCGTGGGTTCGATCTCGCTGACCGCGTACGTCGGCCACATCGTCGCCATCAAGGCCCTGGGCGTCGACGACCTGCCGGACTCCGCCGCCCTACCGGTCCTGCTCTCCTTCGCCGCGGCCGCGATGGTCCTTGCCTCGGCCTGGACCCGGATCTTCCGGCGAGGGCTTCTGGAGGTCCTCATGCACGCGGCCACCACCCCGGCCCGGCTGATCACCTGA
- a CDS encoding NADH:flavin oxidoreductase/NADH oxidase, giving the protein MTLRSLTVPNRIWMAAMCRSTAPPDGDQAGVPDDGHFAHLAARATGGTGLILTEPIAVSPEGRTAPYDLGIWNDTQVAAFRRITAFLKSQGTVPGIQLAAGHRDATEGTWVDRRFPGAPGRQYGWAPGGPTAVPFGTGSTVPEQLTTEQIGRIVADFADAARRALDAGFQVAEIHGVHGYLIDRFLSPHTNRRTDGYGGDFAGRTRFALEVVDAVRAVWPADLPVLFRMSDPDWKEEITDDTLRLAKELQARGVDLMDVSTGGDRVRNQTGMPVAAVGPLIEPAQAQAVVRSGKADAVLLGQELLRDPYWALRAATVLGGKVNSRRYQAA; this is encoded by the coding sequence ATGACCCTCCGGTCACTGACCGTCCCGAACCGGATATGGATGGCCGCCATGTGCCGGTCCACCGCCCCACCGGACGGCGACCAGGCGGGCGTGCCGGACGACGGGCACTTCGCTCACCTGGCGGCGCGGGCCACCGGCGGCACCGGGCTCATCCTCACCGAACCCATCGCGGTCAGCCCCGAGGGCCGGACCGCCCCGTACGACCTCGGCATCTGGAACGACACCCAGGTCGCGGCCTTCCGCCGGATCACCGCCTTCCTGAAGTCCCAGGGCACCGTGCCCGGCATCCAGCTCGCCGCCGGGCACCGGGACGCCACCGAGGGGACCTGGGTCGACCGCAGGTTCCCCGGCGCCCCCGGCAGGCAGTACGGCTGGGCACCCGGCGGTCCCACCGCCGTCCCGTTCGGCACCGGCTCCACCGTGCCGGAACAGCTCACCACCGAGCAGATCGGCCGGATCGTGGCGGACTTCGCCGACGCCGCCCGACGCGCCCTGGACGCCGGCTTCCAGGTCGCCGAGATCCACGGCGTCCACGGATACCTCATCGACCGGTTCCTCTCCCCGCACACCAACCGCCGCACCGACGGCTACGGCGGAGACTTCGCGGGCCGCACCCGCTTCGCGCTGGAGGTCGTCGACGCCGTACGCGCCGTCTGGCCCGCCGACCTGCCGGTCCTCTTCCGCATGTCCGACCCCGACTGGAAGGAGGAGATCACCGACGACACCCTCCGCCTGGCCAAGGAGTTGCAGGCCCGGGGCGTGGACCTGATGGACGTCTCCACCGGCGGCGACCGCGTCCGCAACCAGACCGGCATGCCCGTCGCCGCCGTCGGCCCTCTCATCGAGCCGGCCCAGGCACAGGCCGTCGTCCGCTCCGGCAAGGCCGACGCCGTCCTCCTCGGCCAGGAGTTGCTGCGCGACCCGTACTGGGCGCTCCGCGCGGCCACCGTGCTGGGCGGGAAGGTCAACTCCCGCCGGTACCAGGCGGCGTAG
- a CDS encoding TetR/AcrR family transcriptional regulator codes for MSNVTHASAPVRRSEARERLLSTASRLFYGEGIRAVGVDRVMAEADVARGTFYRHFAGKDDLVRAYLEATDQHIRDRITAAEAGIGSPSDFLAAVAHGIGEEVCGAGFRGCPFINATAEYPDRESPVHQAVLRHRAWFRQVLRDAFQRLGAADPARAADSMVAMRDGAMVAGYLGDARAAGAVLEHGVAVLMAAA; via the coding sequence ATGTCGAACGTTACGCACGCATCCGCGCCGGTCCGCCGCTCCGAGGCCCGTGAACGGTTGCTGAGCACGGCGAGCCGGCTCTTCTACGGCGAGGGCATCCGGGCCGTGGGGGTGGACCGTGTCATGGCGGAGGCGGACGTCGCCCGGGGCACCTTCTACCGGCATTTCGCAGGCAAGGACGACTTGGTGCGGGCCTACCTCGAGGCGACGGATCAGCACATCCGGGACCGGATCACCGCGGCGGAGGCAGGCATCGGTTCACCTTCCGACTTCCTCGCCGCCGTGGCGCACGGCATCGGCGAGGAAGTGTGCGGCGCCGGGTTCCGGGGCTGTCCGTTCATCAATGCCACGGCCGAGTACCCGGACCGCGAAAGCCCCGTCCACCAGGCGGTGCTGCGACACCGCGCCTGGTTCCGTCAGGTGCTGCGGGACGCCTTCCAGCGGCTCGGGGCGGCCGATCCCGCACGGGCTGCCGACTCCATGGTGGCCATGCGGGACGGTGCGATGGTGGCCGGCTACCTCGGCGACGCCCGGGCCGCGGGTGCCGTCCTGGAGCACGGGGTCGCCGTGCTCATGGCCGCGGCCTGA
- a CDS encoding VOC family protein: MASIKHIQVTFDCAEPERVARFWCEVLGYVAPTPPEGFSTWDDFNRTLPPEDQGAWFACSDPSGVGPRLYFQRVPEGKVVKNRVHLDVRVGTGLVGEERLATLEAECARLVALGAVCVKVLHADEDNESCIVMQDVEGNEFCLD; encoded by the coding sequence ATGGCATCGATCAAGCACATCCAAGTCACCTTCGACTGCGCGGAACCTGAGCGCGTCGCCCGCTTTTGGTGCGAGGTGCTGGGATACGTGGCACCGACGCCACCGGAGGGGTTTAGCACTTGGGACGATTTCAACCGCACGCTGCCGCCCGAGGATCAGGGTGCGTGGTTCGCCTGCAGCGATCCCTCAGGTGTGGGCCCGCGACTGTACTTTCAGCGCGTTCCCGAAGGGAAGGTCGTCAAGAACCGGGTGCATCTCGACGTGCGGGTCGGCACCGGACTCGTGGGCGAGGAGCGCCTGGCCACGCTTGAGGCCGAATGCGCACGCCTGGTCGCGCTCGGCGCGGTGTGCGTGAAGGTGCTGCATGCCGATGAGGACAACGAGTCCTGCATCGTGATGCAGGACGTCGAGGGCAACGAGTTCTGTCTCGACTGA
- a CDS encoding alkene reductase — protein MHNSPLFDPVQLGALPLSNRFVMPPMTRSRALPDGSPGPSAPLYYTQRASAGLIITEGTVVSAEGVGGPGIPGLWSDAQVQGWKRVTDAVHDAGSTIVTQLWHTGRASHPVFQPDGKTPVGPSPIAIDGLVFTDEGRVPFVTPRPLEIDEIQAVVARFAQAGTNALAAGFDGVEVHAANGYLIDQFLQDSANRRTDRYGGSVENRARLLLEVVDALIETVGADRIGVRISPSSVFQDMADSDPEALFGYVVDELAARDLAYLHLVEPGIIGNDDSAAERRPADTIDSAWARKRYPGRLIATGGYAREEALRAVENGTVDAVGFGRDFIANPDLPERLARDAELREALRATFFGGDDRGYLDYPSLEAERLLAELREGRLEPVPGLELNSETPLDTWHLAWAQQQHSAARD, from the coding sequence ATGCACAACAGCCCCCTGTTCGACCCCGTCCAGCTCGGCGCCCTGCCCTTGTCCAACCGCTTCGTCATGCCCCCGATGACGCGCAGCCGCGCCTTGCCGGACGGCAGCCCCGGCCCCTCCGCGCCGCTGTACTACACCCAGCGCGCCTCGGCCGGACTGATCATCACGGAGGGCACCGTCGTCTCCGCCGAAGGTGTCGGCGGCCCCGGCATTCCGGGCCTGTGGAGCGACGCCCAGGTCCAGGGGTGGAAGCGCGTCACCGACGCGGTGCACGACGCGGGGAGCACCATCGTCACGCAGCTGTGGCACACCGGCCGCGCCTCGCACCCCGTCTTCCAGCCCGACGGCAAGACCCCGGTCGGCCCCTCCCCCATCGCGATCGACGGCCTGGTCTTCACCGACGAGGGCCGCGTGCCGTTCGTGACGCCGCGACCGCTGGAGATCGACGAGATCCAGGCCGTCGTCGCCCGGTTCGCCCAGGCCGGCACGAACGCGCTGGCGGCCGGCTTCGACGGCGTGGAGGTCCACGCGGCCAACGGCTACCTGATCGACCAGTTCCTCCAGGACAGCGCCAACCGGCGCACGGACCGCTACGGCGGGAGCGTCGAGAACCGCGCGCGCCTGCTGCTGGAGGTGGTCGACGCCCTGATCGAGACGGTGGGGGCGGACCGGATCGGCGTCCGCATATCCCCGAGCAGCGTCTTCCAGGACATGGCCGACTCCGACCCGGAGGCCCTGTTCGGCTACGTCGTGGACGAGCTCGCCGCTCGCGACCTCGCGTACCTGCACCTGGTGGAGCCGGGCATCATCGGCAACGACGACTCCGCGGCCGAGCGCCGGCCGGCCGACACCATCGACAGCGCTTGGGCCCGCAAGCGTTACCCGGGCCGCCTGATCGCGACCGGCGGATACGCGCGCGAGGAGGCCCTGCGCGCCGTGGAGAACGGCACCGTCGACGCCGTCGGCTTCGGGCGCGACTTCATCGCCAACCCCGACCTGCCGGAGCGCCTGGCCCGCGACGCGGAGCTGCGCGAGGCGCTGCGGGCCACCTTCTTCGGTGGTGACGACCGCGGCTACCTCGACTACCCCTCCCTCGAGGCCGAGCGCCTCCTCGCCGAACTGCGCGAGGGACGCCTCGAGCCGGTGCCCGGCCTGGAGCTGAACTCCGAGACGCCGCTGGACACATGGCACCTGGCCTGGGCCCAGCAGCAGCACAGCGCCGCCCGGGACTGA
- a CDS encoding VOC family protein produces the protein MTSRFTELTVDCHDPERLAAFWCEVLDFKVVDRSEGKVEIGSWVPTVEDVRARQMPPTLVFIRVPEDKAVKNRLHLDVSPIDGSTEDEVTRLLALGAVKVDVGQGPDRNWVVMADPEGNEFDVLRTLAPQY, from the coding sequence ATGACAAGCAGGTTCACCGAGTTGACCGTTGACTGCCACGATCCGGAGAGGCTCGCGGCCTTCTGGTGCGAGGTCCTGGACTTCAAGGTTGTCGACCGGAGCGAGGGCAAGGTCGAGATCGGCTCTTGGGTGCCGACAGTCGAGGATGTCCGGGCCCGCCAGATGCCGCCCACCCTGGTGTTCATCCGTGTGCCCGAGGACAAGGCCGTCAAGAACCGGCTTCACCTCGACGTCAGCCCGATCGACGGCAGCACCGAGGACGAGGTGACCAGATTGCTCGCTCTCGGCGCCGTCAAGGTGGACGTGGGCCAGGGCCCAGACCGGAACTGGGTGGTCATGGCAGACCCCGAGGGCAACGAGTTCGACGTCCTGCGCACCTTGGCACCGCAGTACTAG
- a CDS encoding aldo/keto reductase has translation MVPVGARNRIRDPAAVPGTGHQRRSVQPVRARGALTGTITSRDGLAENDHRRGLPWYSEANFDRNMRTVQAVRDIAEQHEATPGQVALAWLLAKAPDVTPIPGTRRVAFMAENAAAAGLSLTSEQFATLDALTVTGDREAASAMTATNWFNGVTPPARH, from the coding sequence ATGGTCCCTGTGGGAGCGCGGAATCGAATCCGAGATCCTGCCGCTGTGCCGGGAACTGGGCATCAGCGTCGTTCCGTACAGCCCGTTCGGGCGCGCGGCGCGCTGACCGGCACCATCACCTCACGGGACGGTCTGGCGGAGAACGACCACCGCCGCGGCCTGCCCTGGTATTCGGAAGCGAATTTCGACCGCAACATGCGGACGGTCCAGGCGGTTCGCGACATCGCCGAGCAGCACGAGGCGACGCCGGGGCAGGTGGCCCTCGCCTGGCTGCTGGCCAAGGCCCCGGACGTCACCCCCATCCCGGGTACCCGCCGCGTCGCGTTCATGGCCGAGAACGCCGCGGCCGCCGGGCTGTCCCTGACGTCGGAGCAGTTCGCCACCCTCGATGCCCTCACCGTCACGGGGGACCGGGAGGCGGCCTCCGCGATGACCGCGACCAACTGGTTCAACGGCGTCACGCCGCCGGCGCGGCACTGA
- a CDS encoding class I SAM-dependent methyltransferase: MTSDEQQGHASHDGRTSPSAVTVDPPKVNDYTSFAEAYTSENETNLINAHYERPAMLALAGDVAGRRILDAGCGAGALSAALRDRGALVSGFDASSGMLELARRRLGEGADLRVADLGSPLPYADDTFDDVVASLVLHYLEDWGPALAELRRVLKPGGRLIASVDHPFAIATMHREAGRAAEHGYFDTTAWTDEWTLGGQTALMRLWHRPLHAMTDAFTTAGFRITAISEPDPDPAARELFPEAIAAQPRFLCFLFFVLQAD; the protein is encoded by the coding sequence ATGACTTCTGACGAGCAGCAAGGGCACGCAAGCCACGACGGGCGCACCTCGCCGTCCGCCGTGACGGTGGATCCGCCGAAGGTCAACGACTACACCAGCTTCGCCGAGGCGTACACGAGCGAGAACGAAACCAACCTCATCAATGCCCACTACGAGCGTCCCGCGATGCTGGCCCTCGCCGGGGACGTGGCCGGCCGGCGGATCCTCGACGCCGGCTGCGGCGCCGGGGCCCTGTCCGCGGCGCTGCGTGACCGTGGCGCCCTCGTGAGCGGCTTCGACGCGAGTTCCGGAATGCTGGAGCTGGCCCGGCGTCGGCTCGGCGAGGGTGCGGACCTGCGGGTGGCCGACCTGGGCAGTCCCCTTCCCTACGCCGACGACACGTTCGACGACGTCGTCGCGTCCCTGGTGCTGCACTACCTGGAGGACTGGGGGCCGGCGCTGGCCGAGCTGCGGCGCGTGCTCAAGCCCGGCGGGCGGCTGATCGCATCCGTCGACCATCCCTTCGCCATCGCCACCATGCACCGCGAGGCCGGCCGCGCGGCCGAGCACGGCTATTTCGACACCACCGCCTGGACCGACGAGTGGACCTTGGGCGGCCAGACCGCCCTGATGCGTCTTTGGCACAGGCCGCTGCATGCGATGACCGATGCGTTCACCACGGCAGGCTTCCGGATCACGGCCATCAGCGAGCCTGATCCCGACCCCGCCGCCCGTGAGCTGTTCCCCGAGGCCATCGCGGCCCAGCCCCGCTTCCTCTGCTTCCTGTTCTTCGTCCTGCAAGCGGACTAG
- a CDS encoding TetR/AcrR family transcriptional regulator, translating to MHDDDGVQPAATRRRDAAATRAAILQAARRLFVEHGYDGAGVREIAGAVGVDPRLIGRYFGSKEKLFAEVVDLAYQKSLMMTPELNAEAARALLLDSDQSAVEGLLLTLRSAANPRAAEIMRDVIERNYQHVLAGALPGERTAGRAALLVAICSGVLLTRLILGNTQLNQPETEDLIPLLHKALDAVAVAPESGR from the coding sequence ATGCATGACGACGACGGTGTCCAGCCGGCCGCCACCCGACGCAGGGACGCCGCCGCGACCAGGGCGGCGATCCTCCAGGCCGCCCGGCGACTCTTCGTCGAGCATGGCTACGACGGCGCGGGTGTGCGGGAGATCGCCGGCGCCGTGGGAGTGGATCCCCGGCTGATCGGTCGCTACTTCGGGTCCAAGGAGAAGCTCTTCGCGGAAGTCGTCGACCTGGCGTACCAGAAGTCGCTGATGATGACGCCCGAGCTGAACGCCGAGGCGGCCCGCGCGCTGCTCCTCGACTCCGATCAGTCCGCCGTGGAAGGGCTGCTGCTGACCCTGCGTTCCGCGGCCAACCCGCGGGCGGCGGAGATCATGCGGGACGTCATCGAACGGAACTACCAGCATGTCCTCGCAGGCGCCCTGCCCGGCGAGCGGACCGCCGGGCGCGCCGCACTCCTGGTCGCCATCTGCTCAGGCGTCCTGCTCACGCGCCTGATCCTCGGCAACACACAGCTCAACCAGCCGGAGACCGAGGACCTGATCCCCCTCCTCCACAAGGCGCTCGACGCCGTCGCCGTCGCACCCGAGTCCGGCCGCTGA
- a CDS encoding aldo/keto reductase, with product MPIPVRHLGPAKLAVGAVGYGAMSYANPYGQSGYDPERAAREIVDRALEIGVTLFDTAEGYGDSEETLGRAIAGRRDELVLATKFGIVSGPFGGAEARMDGSRGYIREAVERSLKKLGTDHIDLYYQHRVDPRTPIEETVGAMAELVAEGKVLHLGLSEAAPDTLRRAAAVHPITALQTEWSLWERGIESEILPLCRELGISVVPYSPFGRAAR from the coding sequence ATGCCCATCCCTGTACGTCACCTCGGTCCCGCGAAACTCGCCGTCGGCGCCGTCGGCTACGGCGCCATGAGCTACGCCAACCCCTACGGACAGTCCGGCTACGACCCCGAGCGGGCCGCTCGGGAGATCGTCGACCGCGCGCTCGAGATCGGCGTCACGCTCTTCGACACCGCCGAGGGCTACGGGGACAGCGAGGAGACCCTCGGCCGGGCGATCGCCGGTCGCCGCGACGAACTCGTGCTCGCCACCAAGTTCGGCATCGTTTCGGGTCCGTTCGGCGGGGCGGAGGCGCGGATGGACGGGAGCCGCGGCTACATCCGCGAGGCCGTCGAGCGCTCCCTCAAGAAGCTGGGCACCGACCACATCGACCTCTACTACCAGCACCGTGTCGATCCCCGGACGCCGATCGAGGAAACCGTCGGCGCGATGGCCGAACTCGTCGCCGAGGGAAAGGTCCTGCATCTCGGCCTCTCCGAGGCCGCACCGGACACCCTGCGTCGCGCCGCGGCCGTACACCCGATCACGGCGCTGCAGACGGAATGGTCCCTGTGGGAGCGCGGAATCGAATCCGAGATCCTGCCGCTGTGCCGGGAACTGGGCATCAGCGTCGTTCCGTACAGCCCGTTCGGGCGCGCGGCGCGCTGA
- a CDS encoding alpha/beta hydrolase, with the protein MSHRRPVRPVRLAVVSAAGLALAAGLATTASATQDHHAKPAGKPEPKPTVVLVHGAWADSAGWSGVAKRLQADGYAVTAPATPLRGLGGDAAYLADYLKTINGPVVLVGHSYGGAVITDAATGNPNVKALVYVAAFAPDKGESVTDLVGKFPGSHLSDDPDAPLPTALNAVPFTQADGGTGVDLYIKPDKFRDVFLSNRVSKSKAAALAATQRPVTAQAVGEPSAATPAWKTIPSWYLVARGDRTIPPAAERFMASRAHAHTVEVDGPHAVHLTDPKAVTRLVEKAATAR; encoded by the coding sequence ATGTCCCACCGTCGTCCCGTTCGCCCCGTCCGTCTCGCCGTCGTCAGCGCGGCCGGCCTCGCCCTGGCCGCCGGACTGGCCACGACCGCCTCGGCCACCCAGGACCATCACGCCAAGCCGGCAGGCAAGCCGGAGCCCAAGCCGACCGTCGTCCTCGTCCACGGTGCCTGGGCGGACTCCGCCGGCTGGAGCGGCGTCGCCAAGCGCCTGCAGGCCGACGGCTACGCGGTCACCGCCCCCGCCACGCCGCTGCGCGGTCTGGGCGGCGACGCCGCCTACCTGGCCGACTACCTCAAGACGATCAACGGCCCGGTCGTCCTGGTGGGCCACTCCTACGGCGGTGCGGTCATCACCGATGCCGCCACCGGCAACCCCAACGTCAAGGCCCTCGTGTACGTCGCCGCCTTCGCCCCCGACAAGGGCGAGAGCGTCACGGACCTGGTGGGCAAGTTCCCCGGAAGCCACCTCAGCGACGACCCCGACGCCCCCCTGCCCACGGCCCTGAACGCGGTGCCCTTCACCCAGGCCGACGGCGGCACCGGCGTCGACCTCTACATCAAGCCCGACAAGTTCCGCGACGTCTTCCTCAGCAACCGCGTCAGCAAGAGCAAGGCCGCCGCGCTGGCGGCCACGCAGCGCCCCGTCACCGCGCAGGCCGTCGGCGAGCCCTCTGCCGCGACTCCGGCCTGGAAGACCATCCCCTCCTGGTACCTCGTCGCCCGCGGCGACCGGACGATACCCCCCGCCGCCGAGCGCTTCATGGCGTCGCGCGCGCACGCCCACACCGTCGAGGTCGACGGCCCGCACGCGGTCCACCTGACCGATCCCAAGGCCGTGACGCGTCTCGTCGAGAAGGCCGCGACCGCGCGCTGA
- a CDS encoding alkaline phosphatase D family protein translates to MQPSASPSPSGHSAELRDAVRRLDRRRFLTVTGAAATLAFAANIPLGGTAAAAEASAVQITENPFTLGVASGDPMPDSVLLWTRLAPRPYETGSGLPQKRFKVRWELAHDERFTRVTKRGTVDAHPEYNHAVHVEVGGLDADRVLYYRFRVGQWVSPVGRTRTAPSKGARLTELRLAAVSCQAYHDGYFTAYRHLADEDLDAVFHLGDYLYEYAVTATGGARAYTDRVLPEIFNRETLTLDDYRLRYALYKSDPDLMAAHAAHAFVVTWDDHETENNYADGTPENDVPPEEFLLRRASAYRAYWENQPLRRRQLPHGPDAQLYRRLQFGRLAQFDILDTRQYRSDQAYGDGWQVPGPESQDPARTMTGATQERWLVDGWRTSKATWNVVPQQVTFAQRKDRTTPDFKVSMDSWDGYPASRQRLLDGWESAGRDNLVVLTGDVHVHYGFDIKKDFDDPASKTLGTEIVTSSITSGKDGSDKPSNWATYMQANPHLKFYNGRRGYAVVTLGKDAARADFKTVSAVTTPGAPITTAASFVTEAGDPGLKPA, encoded by the coding sequence ATGCAGCCTTCCGCATCACCGTCTCCGTCCGGACACTCCGCCGAACTGCGTGACGCCGTACGCCGCTTGGACAGACGCCGCTTCCTGACCGTCACCGGGGCGGCGGCGACGCTGGCCTTCGCCGCGAACATCCCGCTCGGCGGCACCGCCGCGGCGGCCGAGGCGAGCGCCGTGCAGATCACCGAGAACCCCTTCACGCTGGGCGTGGCCTCGGGCGACCCGATGCCCGATTCGGTACTCCTGTGGACCCGGCTCGCCCCCCGCCCCTACGAGACCGGGAGCGGCCTGCCCCAGAAGCGTTTCAAGGTCCGCTGGGAACTCGCCCACGACGAGCGCTTCACCCGCGTCACCAAGCGCGGCACCGTCGACGCGCACCCGGAGTACAACCACGCCGTGCACGTCGAGGTGGGCGGCCTGGACGCCGACCGCGTCCTCTACTACCGGTTCCGCGTGGGCCAGTGGGTCAGCCCCGTGGGCCGTACCCGCACCGCCCCGTCGAAGGGCGCCCGGCTCACCGAGCTGCGCCTCGCGGCGGTGTCCTGCCAGGCCTACCACGACGGCTACTTCACCGCCTACCGCCACCTCGCCGACGAGGACCTCGACGCGGTCTTCCACCTCGGCGACTACCTCTACGAGTACGCGGTCACCGCGACCGGGGGCGCCCGTGCGTACACCGACCGCGTCCTGCCCGAGATCTTCAACCGCGAGACCCTCACGCTGGACGACTACCGGCTCCGGTACGCCCTCTACAAGTCCGACCCCGACCTGATGGCGGCCCACGCGGCCCACGCCTTCGTCGTCACCTGGGACGACCACGAGACCGAGAACAATTACGCGGACGGCACCCCCGAGAACGACGTGCCCCCGGAGGAGTTCCTGCTGCGGCGGGCCTCCGCCTACCGCGCGTACTGGGAGAACCAGCCGCTGCGGCGCCGGCAGCTCCCGCACGGCCCCGACGCCCAGCTCTACCGGCGCCTGCAGTTCGGGCGGCTCGCCCAGTTCGACATCCTCGACACCCGCCAGTACCGCTCCGACCAGGCGTACGGCGACGGCTGGCAGGTCCCGGGCCCGGAGTCGCAGGACCCGGCCCGCACCATGACCGGCGCCACCCAGGAGCGCTGGCTCGTCGACGGCTGGCGCACCTCGAAGGCGACCTGGAACGTCGTCCCCCAGCAGGTCACCTTCGCCCAGCGCAAGGACCGCACGACACCGGACTTCAAGGTCTCCATGGACTCCTGGGACGGCTACCCCGCCTCCCGGCAGCGCCTCCTCGACGGCTGGGAGTCCGCGGGCCGGGACAACCTCGTCGTCCTCACCGGCGACGTCCACGTCCACTACGGCTTCGACATCAAGAAGGACTTCGACGACCCGGCCTCGAAGACCCTCGGCACCGAGATCGTCACCAGCTCGATCACCAGCGGCAAGGACGGCTCCGACAAGCCGTCCAACTGGGCCACCTACATGCAGGCCAACCCGCACCTGAAGTTCTACAACGGCCGCCGCGGCTACGCCGTGGTCACCCTCGGCAAGGACGCGGCGCGCGCCGACTTCAAGACGGTGTCCGCGGTGACCACGCCCGGCGCCCCCATCACCACGGCCGCCTCCTTCGTCACCGAGGCCGGCGACCCGGGGCTCAAGCCGGCCTGA